The following coding sequences are from one Musa acuminata AAA Group cultivar baxijiao chromosome BXJ1-6, Cavendish_Baxijiao_AAA, whole genome shotgun sequence window:
- the LOC135676049 gene encoding uncharacterized protein LOC135676049, translating into MSLAIAEKKPQQQRRPGGFVAIFFQLLDWNRRLAKKKLFSRKPLPSVRAAKGSANKYGADDKMPLAKLLLIDDENQGGFPGEKNPETDVDLGNGMRAPGLVARLMGLQSMPVVAHERPRKATDSSRLSNEQRSGRESLRIDQDLCLEDGGIGKLETRPHKLQKTGAFLERKRTDHGRTKPGASGKKVLSSPSKEKLRKLVSPVKSPRLPSVDHRTRLMKAATKILEPGLQSRSRAKSALTYMDSLPGDAKSADFVAILKESKEPLCDPLPESSMSYGSLGGTSRSELGEEESSRPKIGSSSFKMSHASCSHAGFVEGSLIPFDMQGEQSRNQKTSVPVQAKISVQSKVKGLAERYNQNTSKTKPDGSPTVFPRNQFTQNQSTRVKNKAAFGSSISSRKQGGRDAYGLNGTKGSVFIDRNVGNCSRLKTAYEESSHRRALGSKSLGKNMPRKRTISSFGVKNVDAFHSSHAKQSVKSDMSNQKGIRRNSNGSVYKKCIENDSKNDHGDDLIFRRNDIVSFTFSSQIRRASMTSVSEGATERSRTKKEHINDIGSNKNLMSLAKGSNLTSNRRETLRGDELSNLLEQKIRELTSMDREKLEARDAWSASSIFEELGTAVISEPNYHKYTNGSSQKGIMSCSVDLSVFPIQQSQEAKFGPAATVHSTESNQFSPVSILEASFSNESCSFGSLDASSGGKLQFGLAESCNATQSSDLDTELLDSATSVDIRRSIIHKIRHLTYISLSDPYIQCDEIGFSKTKLGEARHAILNAVLLFENFALYRPDNSVGTLESFLLDMLQAILDALCVKLIGEPSYTGMKGTDQLRELIFDCMIECLNSKYYYLCNSDYTACRSLPFLTTQEQLMREVAKEIRGWIDLAGKYLDDLVKNETETSSGKWTYCKIEAFEASTEMESNILQNLVDELVIDFCRC; encoded by the exons ATGAGTTTGGCCATCGCGGAGAAGAAGCCGCAGCAGCAGAGGCGGCCGGGTGGGTTCGTCGCCATCTTCTTCCAGCTTTTGGATTGGAACCGCCGGCTCGCCAAGAAGAAGCTTTTCTCCAGGAAACCCCTCCCTTCAG TTCGAGCCGCGAAAGGGTCGGCGAACAAGTACGGCGCCGACGACAAGATGCCATTGGCGAAGCTGCTTCTG ATCGACGATGAGAACCAGGGAGGTTTTCCGGGCGAAAAGAATCCCGAGACCGACGTTGATCTTGGAAATGGGATGCGAGCTCCGGGGCTGGTGGCAAGGCTGATGGGTCTCCAGTCCATGCCTGTTGTTGCGCATGAAAGGCCGAGAAAGGCTACTGATTCTAGCCGCCTTAGCAATGAGCAGAGAAGCGGTCGGGAGTCTCTCCGGATCGATCAAGATTTATGCCTGGAAGATGGTGGGATCGGGAAGCTGGAAACTAGGCCGCACAAGTTACAAAAGACGGGAGCTTTCTTGGAAAGGAAGCGGACTGACCATGGCCGAACAAAACCAGGTGCGTCGGGCAAGAAGGTCCTTTCGTCCCCCTCAAAGGAGAAGCTTCGCAAGCTGGTGTCACCTGTGAAAAGCCCGAGATTGCCGTCGGTGGATCATCGAACCCGGTTGATGAAGGCTGCCACCAAGATTCTGGAGCCTGGGTTGCAGTCTAGAAGTCGGGCCAAATCTGCTTTGACTTACATGGattctttgccaggtgatgcaaaaaGCGCTGATTTTGTTGCCATCTTGAAGGAGTCCAAGGAACCGTTATGTGATCCTCTTCCTGAGTCTAGCATGAGTTATGGCAGTTTAGGTGGAACCTCGAGATCAGAACTAGGCGAGGAAGAATCTTCGAGACCAAAGATTGGTTCATCTTCATTCAAAATGAGTCATGCTTCCTGCTCTCATGCTGGTTTTGTGGAAGGTAGTTTGATACCATTTGACATGCAAGGTGAACAGAGCAGGAACCAAAAGACATCTGTCCCTGTTCAAGCTAAGATTAGTGTGCAAAGCAAAGTGAAGGGCTTAGCAGAGAGGTATAACCAAAATACAAGCAAGACCAAGCCGGATGGGTCACCAACTGTATTTCCACGGAATCAGTTTACACAGAATCAATCAACACGGGTAAAAAATAAAGCAGCTTTTGGTTCCAGCATATCTTCAAGAAAGCAGGGGGGAAGAGATGCTTATGGCTTGAATGGCACGAAAGGTTCTGTCTTTATTGACAGAAATGTAGGGAACTGCAGCCGTTTGAAGACAGCCTATGAGGAAAGTAGCCATAGAAGGGCATTGGGTAGTAAATCTTTGGGGAAGAACATGCCCCGTAAAAGAACAATTAGTAGCTTCGGTGTCAAGAATGTCGATGCTTTCCATTCAAGCCATGCTAAGCAAAGCGTTAAAAGTGACATGAGTAACCAGAAGGGAATAAGACGTAACAGTAACGGGTCTGTTTACAAGAAATGCATCGAAAATGACTCAAAGAATGATCATGGTGATGATCTTATTTTCAGGAGAAATGACATTGTTTCTTTCACATTCAGTTCACAAATTAGGCGTGCATCTATGACATCTGTATCCGAAGGGGCAACAGAGAGAAGCAGGACAAAGAAAGAACATATTAATGATATTGGTTCCAATAAAAACTTGATGTCGTTAGCAAAAGGTAGCAATTTGACTTCTAATAGAAGAGAAACTTTAAGGGGAGACGAACTAAGCAACCTGCTCGAACAAAAAATCAGGGAATTAACTTCCATGGATCGAGAAAAATTAGAAGCTAGGGATGCATGGTCTGCTTCTTCCATTTTTGAAGAGCTGGGAACTGCCGTTATATCTGAACCAAATTATCATAAATATACTAATGGGTCTTCCCAGAAGGGTATCATGTCTTGCAGTGTAGACCTCTCTGTCTTTCCTATCCAACAATCACAG GAGGCAAAATTTGGTCCTGCTGCTACAGTTCATTCCACCGAGAGTAATCAATTCAGCCCAGTATCTATTCTTGAGGCTTCATTTTCAAACGAGAGTTGCTCTTTTGGAAGTCTCGATGCTAGCTCAG GTGGAAAATTACAATTTGGGCTGGCAGAAAGTTGCAACGCAACACAATCATCTGATCTGGACACTGAACTTTTGGATTCAGCAACTTCAGTTGACATCAGGAGGTCTATCATACATAAGATCCGGCATTTGACTTACATAAGTTTAAGTGACCCTTACATTCAATGTGATGAGATTGGATTCTCAAAAACTAAACTTGGTGAAGCCAGGCACGCAATTTTAAATGCAGTACTGCTGTTTGAAAACTTCGCCTTGTATAGGCCGGATAATTCTGTGGGCACTCTAGAATCATTTCTTTTAGACATGCTACAAGCAATTTTAGATGCTCTTTGTGTAAAGCTGATAGGTGAACCCAGTTACACAGGGATGAAAGGGACAGATCAACTCAGAGAGCTAATATTTGATTGCATGATCGAGTGCCTGAACTCCAAGTATTACTATTTGTGCAACTCTGATTATACGGCATGTCGTAGCTTACCTTTCCTCACAACCCAAGAGCAGCTGATGAGAGAAGTTGCCAAGGAGATAAGAGGGTGGATAGATTTGGCTGGGAAATATCTGGATGATTTGGTCAAGAATGAAACGGAAACTTCATCTGGAAAG
- the LOC135677691 gene encoding glycosyltransferase BC10-like, giving the protein MKKQLQDHKSSNHISSRLPTLISVSFLITFGFCFGLVSSLYVRVSFPSAQTKQILFRSSPPRPPPSPPTLSPPRVVQDRSFVGKQGIGPNGYVKPRNFMHDMEDEELLWRASMVPRIRKLPFKHAQKVAFLFLTRGNLPLAPLWEEFFEGNEGSYSIYVHTDPSFDWSVPKSSVFYGRRIPSQVVRWGTISMLEAERRLLANALLDFSNRRFVLLSESCIPLFNFPTVYSYLINSTEVFVEVYDDPGPNGRGRYKSTLKPGIEFKQWRKGSQWFAVDRGLGMEIVSDEKYFPLFQRYCRPSCLADEHYLPTLMNVRSFWGTANRSLTWADWSKGGPHPARIGRNEITAELLQRMRNGSACSYNGRTTRICYLFGRKFLPNSLNRLVRLAPKLMDFGGS; this is encoded by the exons ATGAAGAAGCAGCTACAAGACCACAAGTCCTCGAATCATATCAGCTCCCGACTCCCCACTCTGATCTCAGTTAGCTTTCTCATTACCTTCGGCTTCTGCTTTGGTTTAGTGTCCAGCCTCTACGTCAGGGTCAGTTTTCCTTCTGCGCAAACCAAACAGATCTTGTTCCGGTCATCACCTCCTCGTCCTCCGCCTTCGCCACCCACGCTTTCGCCGCCACGAGTAGTTCAAGATCGTTCGTTTGTCGGTAAACAAGGCATCGGACCGAATGGTTATGTTAAGCCAAgaaattttatgcatgatatggAAGACGAGGAGCTGCTATGGAGGGCATCGATGGTTCCGAGGATCCGAAAACTCCCCTTCAAGCATGCGCAAAAGGTTGCCTTCCTGTTCCTCACGAGGGGAAACCTCCCGCTTGCGCCTCTGTGGGAGGAGTTCTTCGAGGGGAACGAGGGGTCGTATTCCATCTACGTGCATACGGATCCTTCCTTCGATTGGTCGGTGCCAAAGAGCTCTGTTTTCTACGGGAGAAGAATCCCCAGTCAG GTGGTGCGATGGGGAACGATAAGCATGTTGGAAGCCGAGCGGCGGCTGTTAGCCAACGCCCTCCTCGACTTCTCAAACCGACGCTTTGTCCTCCTCTCTGAATCTTGCATCCCTCTGTTCAACTTCCCCACCGTGTACTCCTACCTCATCAACTCCACCGAGGTCTTCGTCGAGGTCTACGACGACCCCGGTCCTAACGGCAGGGGCAGGTACAAGAGCACATTGAAACCAGGGATCGAGTTCAAACAGTGGCGCAAAGGATCGCAGTGGTTCGCCGTGGACCGTGGACTCGGCATGGAGATTGTATCTGACGAGAAATACTTTCCATTGTTCCAGAGATATTGCAGGCCTTCGTGCTTGGCGGATGAACATTACTTACCGACTCTGATGAACGTGAGGAGCTTCTGGGGTACGGCAAACAGGAGCTTGACGTGGGCTGATTGGTCCAAGGGAGGGCCACACCCTGCCAGGATCGGAAGAAACGAGATcacggccgagctgctgcagaggATGAGGAACGGGAGCGCCTGCAGCTACAATGGCAGGACTACCAGGATCTGTTACTTGTTTGGGAGGAAGTTCTTGCCGAATTCATTGAACCGGTTGGTGAGATTGGCTCCGAAACTGATGGACTTCGGTGGAAGCTGA
- the LOC135676051 gene encoding delta(7)-sterol-C5(6)-desaturase-like, with translation MGTSGADHLRQIVEETDWYNGIVLDAVVPGGAWKRLPRPLQSWLRNYIGGTALYLVSGFLWCFYIYYLKRNVYIPKDSIPSNRAIYLQIIVAMKAMPWFCVLPTLLEYMAENGWTRCFASVGEVGWPAYFVYLMIYLVIVEFGIYWMHRELHELKPLYKYLHATHHIYNKQNMLSPFAGLSFHPLDGILQATPHVIALFLVPTHFTTLILLMFCEVVWTANVHGCIHGKIWPVMGAGYHTIHHTTYRHNYGHYTIWMDWMFGTLRDPEQEFKKPD, from the exons ATGGGGACGAGCGGGGCGGATCACCTCCGCCAGATCGTGGAGGAGACGGACTGGTACAATGGGATCGTGCTCGACGCGGTCGTACCAGGCGGCGCCTGGAAGCGCCTCCCGCGGCCACTCCAGTCCTGGCTGCGCAATTACATCGGTGGCACGGCTCTCTATTTGGTTTCTGGTTTTCTCTGGTGCTTCTACATTTACTACTTGAAGCGCAACGTATACATCCCCAAGG ATTCTATACCTTCGAACAGAGCCATTTATCTACAGATAATAGTTGCAATGAAAGCTATGCCCTGGTTCTGTGTTCTCCCAACACTTTTAGAATACATGGCTGAAAATGGATGGACGAGGTGTTTTGCTAGTGTCGGAGAAGTTGGTTGGCCAGCTTATTTTGTGTACCTGATGATATATCTAGTCATCGTCGAGTTTGGTATATACTGGATGCACAGAGAATTGCACGAATTAAAACCTCTATACAAGTATCTTCATGCAACACATCATATCTACAATAAGCAGAATatgctttctccttttgctg GATTGTCGTTCCATCCATTGGACGGAATACTACAAGCTACGCCACATGTGATAGCCCTCTTCCTTGTCCCAACCCATTTCACGACTCTCATACTTCTCATGTTCTGTGAGGTTGTCTGGACTGCAAACGTCCACGGGTGCATCCATGGCAAGATTTGGCCAGTTATGGGTGCAGGCTACCATACGATCCACCACACTACGTACCGACACAACTACGGGCACTACACGATATGGATGGATTGGATGTTTGGAACTCTTCGAGATCCTGAGCAGGAATTCAAAAAGCCGGATTGA
- the LOC135677692 gene encoding probable calcium-binding protein CML18 yields the protein MSNAQTSSSTSPSPSLLARLNTTDELQKVFDRYDANGDGKISASELAGVIRALGADASLAEVRDMIAEMDADGDGFVDLHEFADFHRRRVDDAAAERALREAFDVYDLDGNGLISAEELHRVMNRLGEKCSVKDCSRMIRPVDADGDGNVNFEEFKKMMANGVGVGRESSASDPNGPSSSAV from the coding sequence ATGTCGAACGCCCAGACCTCATCGTCGACTTCGCCCTCCCCATCGCTCCTCGCCAGGCTGAACACCACGGACGAACTGCAGAAGGTCTTCGACCGCTACGATGCCAACGGCGATGGCAAGATCTCCGCCTCCGAGCTCGCCGGCGTCATCCGCGCTCTCGGGGCCGACGCCTCCCTCGCTGAGGTCCGCGACATGATCGCCGAGATGGACGCCGACGGCGACGGATTCGTCGACCTCCACGAGTTCGCAGACTTTCACCGCCGCAGGGTCGACGACGCCGCCGCCGAGAGAGCGTTGAGGGAGGCGTTCGACGTGTACGACCTGGACGGCAACGGGCTGATCTCGGCGGAGGAGCTCCATCGGGTTATGAACCGCCTCGGGGAGAAGTGCTCCGTCAAGGACTGCTCCCGGATGATCCGGCCCGTGGATGCCGACGGCGATGGCAACGTCAACTTCGAGGAGTTCAAGAAGATGATGGCCAACGGCGTCGGCGTCGGCCGCGAATCCTCCGCGTCCGATCCCAATGGCCCGTCAAGTTCCGCCGTCTGA